A part of Nitrospinota bacterium genomic DNA contains:
- the flgB gene encoding flagellar basal body rod protein FlgB — translation MSVNRIFGRTINLLEKILDFRAKRHNILVSNISNVDTPRYKAKDITFEDQLKKVIGDNAHLKRTNVNHLPINSENFNEIKPNIISSPTTLMREDLNTVDIDKEMTKLAENNIMYNASADIISKLLQLVKYSIEGERR, via the coding sequence ATGAGCGTAAATAGAATTTTCGGTAGGACAATTAACCTCCTTGAAAAGATTTTAGATTTTAGAGCCAAAAGGCATAATATTTTGGTTTCAAACATATCTAATGTAGATACTCCTCGTTATAAGGCGAAGGATATCACTTTTGAAGACCAACTCAAGAAGGTAATAGGAGATAATGCCCATTTAAAAAGAACAAATGTTAATCATTTGCCAATAAATAGTGAAAATTTCAATGAAATAAAGCCAAACATCATCTCCAGCCCTACAACTTTAATGAGGGAAGATTTGAATACAGTAGATATAGATAAAGAGATGACAAAATTGGCAGAGAATAACATTATGTATAATGCCTCTGCTGACATAATATCAAAATTACTTCAATTAGTTAAATACTCAATAGAAGGAGAAAGAAGATAA
- the fliE gene encoding flagellar hook-basal body complex protein FliE: MKEIFIDSNIKNGLPPISNKKKSQEKSGASFGNMLKNYLQDVNKLQKEADKTIQNLAVGNEKNIHETMIAIEKADISFRLMMQIREKIIKAYEEIIRMPL; this comes from the coding sequence ATGAAAGAGATATTTATTGATAGTAATATCAAAAACGGTCTCCCACCCATCTCTAATAAAAAGAAGTCCCAAGAGAAATCGGGCGCATCATTTGGCAATATGCTAAAAAATTATCTTCAAGATGTAAACAAGCTTCAGAAAGAAGCAGATAAAACCATCCAGAATTTGGCAGTTGGAAATGAAAAAAATATTCATGAGACAATGATAGCTATAGAAAAGGCAGATATTTCATTCAGATTAATGATGCAGATTAGAGAAAAGATAATAAAAGCCTATGAAGAAATCATTAGAATGCCTCTCTAA
- the fliF gene encoding flagellar basal-body MS-ring/collar protein FliF — MFNFLKQLNIQFQTFLRGLSVGKRMFLLFLLGTVMIGSIVMIVLSQNANYQLLYANLTQEDASSIMLKLKEQKVPYRISGDGNSIMIPANYVYETRLQLASEGLPQGGGIGYELFDKNTFGLTEFVQKLNYQRALQGELSRTINQIAEVDKSRVHLVMSEKTLFIEDQEEATASVLVKLHPGRKLKKEQIQGIVHLVASSVMGLKPQNITMVDQYGNILLGGESSFLGQLSNSQLEYQNNLERRLENRVQTILEKVVGKGRVIARVSTSLDFSQIEKTEERYDPESQVVRSQNSTEEKSSGKGPVPAGVPGVVSNLPGQQSQSFEQGARSDFKKTNETINYEINKITERIVEPVVNVNRLSVAVLVDGKRELVDGKEEYLARTKEETEKYENIVKSAIGYNEKRKDQVVVENIAFEKINLGEEDGLIEKVEQRRFYISAIKYAGSALLVLLGFLFIIKPIMNSLATGMQKGPISQFPKTVGELEAEIEGTEKEREGVAIRNKVANVVKENPKQAADLVRTWLDERK; from the coding sequence ATGTTTAATTTTTTAAAACAATTGAATATACAATTTCAGACATTTTTAAGAGGCCTTTCTGTTGGCAAGAGAATGTTCCTCTTGTTCCTATTAGGAACTGTTATGATTGGTTCTATTGTTATGATTGTGTTGTCTCAGAATGCCAATTATCAGCTTCTCTATGCCAATTTAACACAGGAAGATGCCTCTAGTATTATGTTAAAGCTGAAAGAACAAAAGGTTCCCTATCGTATATCTGGAGATGGAAACTCTATCATGATTCCAGCAAATTATGTTTATGAAACCCGTCTGCAATTAGCAAGTGAAGGATTACCACAAGGAGGTGGTATAGGCTACGAACTCTTTGATAAGAATACTTTTGGATTAACGGAGTTTGTTCAAAAACTTAATTATCAAAGGGCGCTGCAAGGTGAATTATCAAGGACAATAAACCAGATAGCAGAGGTGGATAAATCTCGGGTTCATCTTGTTATGTCAGAGAAGACTCTTTTTATCGAGGATCAAGAAGAGGCTACTGCTTCTGTTTTAGTCAAGCTTCATCCCGGGAGAAAACTAAAAAAGGAACAAATCCAAGGTATTGTTCATCTAGTAGCGAGTAGTGTTATGGGTTTAAAGCCTCAGAATATAACCATGGTTGATCAGTATGGAAATATTTTGTTAGGAGGAGAAAGTTCTTTTTTAGGTCAATTGTCTAATTCACAGCTAGAATATCAGAATAATCTTGAAAGGAGGTTAGAAAATAGGGTCCAGACAATCCTTGAAAAGGTCGTTGGTAAGGGAAGAGTGATTGCCAGGGTTTCAACTAGTTTAGACTTTAGTCAGATTGAAAAGACAGAAGAGAGATATGACCCTGAAAGTCAGGTTGTGCGGAGTCAAAACTCTACAGAAGAGAAATCAAGCGGTAAGGGACCAGTACCTGCTGGTGTTCCAGGGGTAGTTTCTAATCTGCCGGGACAACAGAGTCAGAGCTTTGAACAAGGCGCGAGGTCTGATTTTAAGAAAACAAATGAAACGATAAATTATGAGATAAATAAAATAACAGAAAGAATTGTTGAGCCTGTGGTTAATGTCAACAGATTATCAGTTGCTGTGCTTGTTGATGGTAAAAGAGAACTCGTCGATGGGAAGGAAGAGTATCTGGCAAGAACAAAAGAAGAAACAGAGAAATATGAGAATATTGTAAAGAGCGCTATAGGATACAATGAAAAAAGGAAAGACCAAGTAGTTGTTGAAAATATTGCCTTTGAAAAAATAAACCTTGGCGAAGAGGATGGATTAATAGAAAAGGTTGAACAGAGGCGTTTCTATATATCAGCAATAAAATATGCTGGCAGTGCCCTTCTTGTTCTCTTGGGATTTTTGTTTATCATAAAACCGATAATGAACAGCTTAGCAACAGGAATGCAAAAAGGACCTATTTCTCAGTTCCC
- a CDS encoding sigma-54 dependent transcriptional regulator produces MGERPILVIDDEAGMRAAIRETLIRVGYDVTTASNGFEAISKLKENNFHLVLTDMKMPRMNGLEVLRKVKKQIPHLPVIMITAYGTIDTAVEAMKEGAFDYIIKPFSTEKLESVVNKALLNIDQKSLPQRDFSQIKINQKKEIVTKNKKMLEILEIAEEISKSNSAVMIQGESGTGKELLACYIHKSSQRRDKPFIAINCAALPEGLLESELFGHEKGSFTGAIARKIGKFELANDGTILLDEISEMEHQLQAKLLRVLQEYEIDRVGGRTPIPIDIRIVSTTNKDLKEEVKKGNFREDLFYRLNVIPLTIPPLRERKGDISILADHFLKKYSKRNGKKTSRISEETIDLLKKYYWRGNVRELENVIERAVVLCDGDVILPKNLFMNEEFDNEESISVRAGVSLREMEKQLIFKTLDEVGGNRTHAAKVLGISIRTLRNKLNEYKENPLKQI; encoded by the coding sequence ATGGGTGAAAGACCAATCTTAGTTATAGATGATGAGGCTGGAATGAGAGCAGCCATAAGAGAGACATTAATTAGGGTTGGATATGATGTTACTACTGCTTCAAATGGTTTTGAAGCTATAAGCAAATTGAAGGAGAATAACTTTCATCTAGTTCTAACAGATATGAAAATGCCAAGAATGAATGGCCTAGAAGTCTTACGAAAAGTAAAAAAGCAAATACCACATCTTCCAGTTATTATGATTACAGCTTACGGTACAATCGATACAGCTGTAGAGGCTATGAAAGAGGGTGCTTTTGATTATATTATTAAACCGTTCTCCACAGAAAAATTAGAAAGTGTTGTCAATAAGGCTTTGTTAAATATTGATCAGAAGAGCCTTCCCCAAAGAGATTTTTCTCAAATAAAGATCAATCAAAAAAAGGAGATAGTTACCAAGAATAAAAAGATGTTGGAGATTTTAGAAATAGCAGAAGAGATATCCAAAAGCAACTCAGCTGTTATGATTCAGGGTGAGAGCGGTACGGGGAAGGAACTGTTAGCTTGCTATATACATAAATCAAGTCAAAGACGGGATAAACCTTTTATAGCCATTAACTGTGCTGCCTTGCCAGAAGGTCTGTTAGAGAGTGAGCTCTTCGGACATGAGAAAGGATCTTTTACAGGGGCGATAGCAAGAAAAATAGGTAAATTTGAGTTAGCGAACGACGGTACAATTCTTTTGGATGAAATTAGCGAAATGGAACATCAATTACAGGCAAAGCTTCTCAGGGTATTGCAGGAATATGAAATCGATAGGGTTGGAGGCAGGACACCTATACCTATAGATATAAGGATTGTTTCTACAACAAACAAGGATCTAAAAGAAGAAGTGAAAAAAGGAAATTTTAGAGAGGATCTCTTCTATAGGCTTAATGTAATACCTTTAACGATCCCCCCTTTAAGAGAGAGAAAAGGAGACATATCAATTTTGGCAGATCATTTTTTGAAAAAATATAGTAAGAGAAACGGAAAAAAAACATCGAGGATATCTGAAGAGACTATTGACTTATTAAAAAAATATTATTGGAGGGGAAATGTACGGGAGCTAGAGAATGTTATCGAAAGAGCAGTTGTTTTATGTGATGGAGATGTCATTTTACCTAAGAATCTATTTATGAATGAAGAATTTGACAATGAAGAATCAATATCTGTAAGGGCTGGAGTTTCATTAAGGGAAATGGAAAAACAACTCATATTTAAAACTCTTGATGAAGTGGGTGGGAACAGGACTCATGCAGCCAAGGTATTAGGTATTAGTATAAGAACATTGAGAAATAAATTGAATGAATACAAGGAAAATCCTCTAAAGCAGATATAA
- the flgC gene encoding flagellar basal body rod protein FlgC, with product MDFFSALKISSSGLSAQRLRMNVISSNLANANTTRTSEGVPYRRKDIVFSATPLNRPFQNILDAELNNNIRAVNIVNIIEDQRPFRLVYNPQHPDANEEGFVAMPNIRIMEEMVNLLSATRSYEANVTAINSIKNMALKALTIGR from the coding sequence ATGGATTTCTTCTCAGCTTTAAAAATCAGTTCATCAGGTCTGAGCGCACAGCGCCTAAGAATGAATGTTATTTCGAGTAATCTTGCAAATGCAAACACAACCAGAACTTCAGAAGGAGTTCCTTACAGGAGAAAAGATATTGTGTTTTCAGCTACTCCTTTAAATAGGCCCTTTCAGAATATCTTAGATGCAGAGTTAAATAATAATATAAGGGCAGTTAATATAGTGAATATCATAGAAGATCAAAGACCTTTTCGGCTGGTATATAATCCACAACACCCAGACGCTAATGAAGAGGGGTTTGTCGCTATGCCTAATATTAGAATTATGGAAGAAATGGTAAATCTTCTCTCAGCAACACGTTCATATGAGGCAAATGTAACGGCTATCAATTCTATAAAGAATATGGCATTAAAAGCTCTAACAATAGGACGCTAA